From one Phocaeicola salanitronis DSM 18170 genomic stretch:
- the thrS gene encoding threonine--tRNA ligase: MIKITFPDGSVREYNEGVTGLQIAESISSRLAQDVLACGVNGETIDLTRPINEDASVVLYKWDDEQGKHAFWHTSAHLLAEALQELYPGIQFGIGPAIENGFYYDVDPGDGVVIKESDLPAIEQKMIELAARKEPLVRANIAKDDALKMFGERGETYKCELISELEDGHITTYTQGAFTDLCRGPHLPSTAPIKAIKLLSVAGAYWRGQEDRKQMTRIYGITFPKKKMLDEYLVMLEEAKKRDHRKIGKEMDLFMFSDMVGKGLPMWLPKGTALRIRLQDFLRRIQARYDYQEVMCPPIGNKLLYVTSGHYAKYGKDSFQPIHTPEEGEEYFLKPMNCPHHCMIYRNSPRSYRDLPLRIAEFGTVCRYEQSGELHGLTRVRSFTQDDAHIFCRPDQVKDEFLRVMDIISIVFKSMNFENFEAQISLRDKVNREKYIGSDENWEKAEQAIVEACQEKGLKAKVEYGEAAFYGPKLDFMVKDAIGRRWQLGTIQVDYNLPERFQLEYMGADNQKHRPVMIHRAPFGSMERFVAVLIEHTAGKFPLWLTPDQVAVLPISEKFNEYADQVRLELKKYDIRALVDDRNEKIGRKIRDNEMKHIPYMLIVGEKEAANGEVSVRKQGEGDKGTVKIEEFAKNIAEEVHNMINKW, translated from the coding sequence ATGATTAAGATAACTTTTCCTGATGGCTCTGTTCGCGAGTATAACGAAGGAGTTACTGGTCTGCAGATAGCAGAAAGTATCAGTTCTCGTCTGGCGCAAGACGTATTGGCTTGTGGCGTGAATGGCGAAACGATTGATTTGACGAGACCCATTAACGAAGACGCGAGTGTGGTTCTCTATAAATGGGATGATGAACAAGGCAAGCATGCCTTCTGGCATACCAGTGCCCATTTGTTGGCAGAGGCATTGCAGGAACTTTATCCGGGAATCCAGTTCGGTATCGGTCCCGCTATCGAGAACGGTTTCTATTACGATGTAGATCCGGGAGACGGAGTGGTGATAAAGGAAAGCGACCTGCCCGCCATCGAACAGAAAATGATAGAACTGGCTGCGCGCAAGGAGCCGCTGGTACGCGCGAACATTGCGAAGGACGATGCGCTGAAGATGTTCGGCGAAAGAGGCGAGACATATAAGTGCGAGCTGATTTCCGAATTGGAAGACGGGCATATCACGACTTATACACAAGGCGCGTTCACCGACTTGTGCCGCGGCCCGCACTTGCCTTCTACCGCTCCTATCAAGGCTATCAAGCTGTTGTCGGTTGCCGGCGCTTACTGGAGAGGTCAGGAAGACCGCAAGCAGATGACCCGTATCTACGGCATTACCTTCCCGAAGAAGAAGATGCTGGACGAATATCTGGTGATGCTGGAAGAAGCCAAGAAACGCGACCACCGCAAGATTGGCAAGGAAATGGACTTGTTCATGTTCTCGGACATGGTAGGCAAGGGATTGCCGATGTGGTTGCCGAAGGGTACGGCATTGCGTATCCGCCTGCAGGATTTCCTGCGCCGCATTCAGGCACGTTACGATTATCAGGAAGTCATGTGTCCGCCTATCGGCAACAAGCTGTTGTATGTCACTTCGGGACACTATGCGAAATACGGTAAGGACTCGTTCCAGCCGATTCATACGCCGGAAGAAGGCGAAGAATATTTCCTGAAGCCGATGAACTGCCCGCATCACTGTATGATTTACCGCAACAGTCCGCGTTCGTACCGCGACCTGCCTTTGCGTATCGCCGAATTCGGTACGGTATGCCGTTACGAGCAGAGCGGTGAGCTGCACGGATTGACCCGTGTGCGCAGCTTTACACAGGACGACGCGCACATCTTCTGCCGTCCCGACCAGGTGAAAGACGAGTTCCTCCGTGTAATGGACATTATCTCTATCGTGTTCAAGTCGATGAACTTCGAGAACTTCGAAGCGCAGATTTCCTTGCGCGACAAGGTGAACCGCGAGAAATACATCGGAAGCGATGAGAACTGGGAAAAGGCAGAGCAGGCTATCGTTGAGGCTTGTCAGGAAAAAGGACTGAAGGCGAAAGTGGAATATGGCGAAGCTGCGTTCTACGGTCCGAAGCTCGACTTTATGGTGAAAGACGCTATCGGCCGCCGTTGGCAGTTGGGTACCATTCAGGTAGACTATAACTTGCCCGAACGCTTCCAGTTGGAATACATGGGTGCCGATAACCAGAAACACCGTCCGGTAATGATTCACCGTGCGCCGTTCGGTTCGATGGAGCGTTTTGTTGCCGTATTGATTGAACATACAGCCGGTAAGTTCCCGTTGTGGCTGACTCCCGACCAGGTAGCTGTCCTGCCGATTTCGGAGAAGTTCAACGAGTATGCCGACCAGGTTCGTCTGGAACTGAAGAAATACGACATCCGCGCGTTGGTGGATGACCGTAACGAGAAAATCGGCCGCAAGATTCGTGATAACGAAATGAAGCACATCCCATACATGCTGATTGTGGGTGAAAAAGAAGCCGCAAACGGTGAAGTTTCTGTCCGCAAGCAAGGTGAAGGCGATAAAGGAACGGTAAAAATCGAAGAATTTGCAAAAAATATTGCGGAAGAAGTTCATAATATGATAAATAAGTGGTAA
- a CDS encoding helix-turn-helix domain-containing protein gives MKQIYSLTSIPSDTNFIAGIDVIGNIKKLFAIPAQIPGCLFLLCIRGQCDITIHINKYKLKKNSIALIYPDQFVQIAENTPDCRFAFVGFSSTLIQHPFLFSNTIQYAPSILEEPVIELEPKTAEVFRDYFKMLIKAKHQNNTLVREEQLPLILTGLIIELGNINKQEPVKKEGQQPYTRSQEIVKELIRIVVENYKTERNISFYADKMHLSPQHLSTTVKKTTGRTLTDIISAFVIKDAQAKLKSTELTIQEIAYSLNFADISFFGKYFKRYTGMSPKQYRNLE, from the coding sequence ATGAAACAAATATACTCATTAACTTCTATTCCTTCTGATACGAATTTCATTGCAGGGATTGACGTAATAGGCAACATTAAAAAGCTTTTTGCCATCCCTGCCCAAATACCCGGATGCTTGTTCCTGCTTTGCATCAGAGGGCAATGCGACATCACAATACATATAAATAAATACAAGCTGAAGAAAAATTCCATAGCTCTCATCTATCCCGACCAGTTCGTGCAAATAGCAGAGAACACTCCCGATTGCCGGTTCGCTTTTGTCGGATTTTCTTCTACGCTTATCCAACATCCGTTCCTGTTTTCGAATACTATCCAGTATGCTCCTTCTATCTTGGAAGAACCGGTTATAGAACTCGAACCGAAAACAGCTGAAGTATTCCGCGACTATTTCAAAATGCTGATAAAGGCAAAACACCAAAACAATACATTGGTAAGAGAAGAACAACTCCCACTTATCCTGACTGGGTTGATTATTGAATTGGGAAATATTAATAAGCAAGAACCGGTAAAGAAAGAAGGACAACAACCCTATACCCGAAGCCAGGAAATCGTAAAAGAACTGATACGTATCGTGGTAGAAAACTACAAGACCGAGCGGAACATCTCTTTTTATGCCGATAAAATGCACCTCTCTCCCCAACACTTGAGCACTACCGTCAAGAAAACTACAGGAAGAACCCTGACCGACATCATATCGGCATTCGTCATCAAAGATGCGCAAGCCAAGCTGAAGTCCACCGAACTAACTATCCAAGAGATAGCCTACTCGCTGAACTTCGCCGACATCTCGTTCTTCGGGAAATACTTCAAGCGCTATACCGGCATGTCGCCCAAGCAATACCGGAATCTGGAGTAA
- a CDS encoding phage holin family protein, translating into MFANDKSIDNLQDLFKEFRKYIELQGEYLKLETIEKLTVLLSTLTLIFILVALGVMALFYFSFMLVYVLATEVGMVAGFAIVGAILILIAWLVYHFRVSLIFQPMVNFLARLFLDDSNKPQQ; encoded by the coding sequence ATGTTCGCTAACGATAAAAGCATTGATAACCTGCAAGACCTGTTCAAGGAATTCAGGAAATACATTGAATTGCAAGGGGAATACCTCAAGCTGGAAACCATTGAGAAACTAACCGTCCTGCTCTCTACGCTTACCTTGATATTCATCTTGGTAGCATTGGGAGTCATGGCTCTGTTCTATTTCTCTTTCATGCTGGTTTATGTCCTTGCCACAGAAGTAGGAATGGTAGCAGGATTTGCCATTGTGGGTGCTATCCTGATTCTTATTGCATGGCTGGTTTACCATTTCCGCGTCTCTTTGATATTCCAGCCAATGGTCAATTTCCTTGCACGTTTATTCCTTGACGACTCTAACAAACCTCAACAATGA
- a CDS encoding SPOR domain-containing protein, translating into MKKIVVLGMGLCVALAFSSCKSSESAYKKAYEKAKQQELAEAATANETPVETVAPVAPVTTAPVTSEPVAPTAPVREEKVELVSGDGLKAYSVVCGSFGIKANADGLKSDMDNEGYNAKVVYNAEKNMYRVIVESYDTHEEASAARDAFKAKYPDRKDFQGAWLLYAK; encoded by the coding sequence ATGAAGAAAATCGTTGTATTAGGAATGGGATTGTGCGTAGCGTTGGCATTCTCTTCCTGTAAGTCGAGCGAAAGCGCTTATAAAAAGGCATACGAAAAAGCGAAACAACAAGAGTTGGCAGAAGCCGCTACTGCCAATGAGACTCCGGTAGAAACGGTCGCTCCTGTAGCTCCGGTTACGACTGCTCCCGTTACTTCCGAACCTGTAGCTCCCACGGCTCCGGTACGCGAGGAAAAGGTGGAACTGGTATCGGGCGACGGGCTGAAAGCATACAGCGTGGTATGCGGAAGCTTTGGCATCAAGGCAAATGCCGACGGCTTGAAGAGCGATATGGACAACGAAGGCTACAATGCAAAGGTGGTTTACAATGCCGAGAAGAACATGTACCGCGTCATTGTAGAATCGTATGACACGCACGAAGAGGCTTCTGCCGCACGCGATGCGTTCAAGGCAAAATATCCCGACCGGAAAGATTTTCAGGGCGCATGGCTGCTTTATGCGAAATAA
- a CDS encoding YtxH domain-containing protein, with amino-acid sequence MKALNVVAAFLGGIALGAVAGILFAPEKGTDTRSKIAEVLRKKGIRLTREEMDDLADQIASEVKDAD; translated from the coding sequence ATGAAAGCATTAAATGTTGTAGCTGCATTCTTGGGCGGAATCGCGCTGGGAGCAGTAGCCGGAATCCTGTTCGCACCGGAAAAAGGTACGGATACACGTAGCAAAATCGCAGAAGTATTGCGCAAGAAAGGCATCCGCCTGACCCGTGAAGAAATGGATGATTTGGCAGACCAAATCGCATCGGAAGTAAAAGATGCAGACTGA
- a CDS encoding HipA family kinase produces the protein MSIIPILQSIKIIEKQYMTGDLPVLVACSDKNMYICKYMRSSVGSFKLVSEFIGSQLANVWGIDSPPYAFVWIKQEHWSGINTSHSVSAPCWGYMELVGTVDVTSTTCFEINPTSSLLKQLMKIALFDFWIANEDRTYNNANMLYDMINQRLVSIDYGGILNTSTYDYSLSQLTSTDTILYADIFMHLKKCMRIESIKEEAEKLKVYYDVSIEQSRNSMEAILRQLPKEWNVCESIIEAKMKQLFELKWLEGVWENFLDCLTENLER, from the coding sequence ATGTCTATTATTCCGATATTACAGAGCATAAAGATAATTGAAAAGCAATATATGACGGGAGATCTTCCTGTTTTAGTTGCTTGTTCGGATAAGAATATGTATATATGTAAGTATATGCGCTCTTCTGTAGGGTCGTTTAAACTGGTGAGTGAATTTATTGGTTCTCAATTGGCTAATGTTTGGGGAATTGATTCTCCTCCTTATGCTTTTGTGTGGATAAAACAAGAGCATTGGAGTGGGATAAATACTTCTCATAGTGTATCTGCGCCATGTTGGGGATACATGGAGCTTGTAGGGACTGTGGATGTGACATCAACGACTTGTTTTGAGATAAATCCAACGAGTTCACTATTGAAACAGTTAATGAAAATAGCATTATTTGATTTTTGGATAGCTAATGAGGATCGTACATATAATAATGCCAATATGTTATATGATATGATAAATCAAAGGTTGGTGTCTATTGATTATGGTGGCATATTAAATACATCTACGTATGATTATTCTTTGTCTCAATTGACTTCGACCGATACGATTCTTTATGCTGATATTTTTATGCATTTAAAAAAATGTATGAGAATAGAATCAATAAAGGAAGAAGCAGAAAAGTTGAAGGTGTATTATGATGTAAGCATTGAGCAAAGTAGAAACAGTATGGAGGCAATATTGAGGCAGTTGCCGAAAGAATGGAATGTTTGTGAATCTATTATAGAAGCAAAAATGAAGCAACTTTTTGAGCTTAAATGGTTGGAAGGTGTTTGGGAAAATTTTCTGGATTGTTTAACTGAAAATTTGGAAAGATGA
- the infC gene encoding translation initiation factor IF-3: MKNDNLKGQHRINEQIRAKEVRIVGDDIESAVYPIAQALRMAEEHDADLVEISPNAVPPVCRIIDYSKFLYQLKKRAKEQKAKQVKVNVKEIRFGPQTDDHDYNFKLKHAIGFLQGGDKVKAYVFFKGRSILFKEQGEVLLLRFANDLEDYAKVEQMPLLEGKRMTIALAPKKPGSTKKAAPKPEAPKEEASENE, encoded by the coding sequence ATGAAGAATGACAATTTGAAAGGGCAACATCGAATCAACGAACAGATTCGTGCCAAAGAAGTCCGTATTGTAGGCGATGATATTGAATCGGCTGTTTATCCGATAGCGCAGGCGCTGCGGATGGCTGAAGAACATGATGCTGATTTGGTAGAAATATCACCCAATGCTGTTCCTCCCGTTTGTAGAATTATTGATTATTCTAAGTTTCTTTACCAGCTGAAGAAACGTGCCAAGGAACAGAAGGCAAAACAAGTGAAAGTCAATGTGAAAGAAATCCGGTTCGGACCTCAGACCGACGACCACGATTATAATTTCAAGTTGAAACATGCCATTGGCTTTTTGCAGGGAGGTGATAAAGTAAAAGCTTACGTGTTCTTTAAAGGACGTTCCATTCTGTTTAAGGAACAGGGTGAAGTGCTTTTGCTCCGTTTCGCAAACGATTTGGAAGACTATGCGAAAGTAGAACAGATGCCCTTGCTGGAAGGCAAGCGTATGACGATAGCGCTGGCTCCCAAGAAACCGGGCAGCACGAAGAAAGCTGCTCCGAAGCCTGAAGCGCCGAAAGAAGAGGCTTCTGAAAACGAATGA
- a CDS encoding tetratricopeptide repeat protein, whose product MIRKFLYILYIGVLFPMIAGAQINTDRVMTIGKNALYFEDYVLSIQYFNQVINAKPYLAEPYFYRGLAKLNLDDFQGAEADCTESIERNPYVPNTYQVRGIARIQQEDYKGAIQDYEKALTFDPENTSLWHNLALSRMRDEDYKEAKADLDTLIRIAPRYIDAYLMRTEVSLKQKDTLQAMSDADRAIEMDRYNADTWASRGMLFLQRSKYADAESDLTEAIRLSVRNAGLYINRALARYYQNNLRGAMSDYDLALDIDKNNFIGHYNRGLLRAQVGDDNRAIEDFDFVLQIEPDNMMAVFNRGLLRDRTGDYAGAISDYTSVLEEYPNFLAGYQYRAEARKKTGDLKGASQDEMVVLQAQLDMQNGKTSRQTASADKTRKKSDKNMNNYRKIVVADNEEERSKYKTDYRGRVQDRNITILPQPMFVLSYYERPEEVKRQINYSKYVDALNNRHVLPRQLLITNNEASLTEEQVKQHFASIDAETEKIVAEPENALHYFARALDFYLVQDFDNALADLNRTIERDSVFFPAYFMRAAIHYKQIEYRKRDTQYEIEQPDDKKLQVRALDYAMVRDDLDKVIQLAPDFVYAYYNRGNIYAVMKDYRAALVDYNKAIELDPRFSDAYYNRGLTNVFLGNNNEGVQDLSKAGELGIFSAYSVLKRFTSVKED is encoded by the coding sequence ATGATCCGGAAGTTTCTATACATATTATATATAGGTGTGCTTTTCCCGATGATAGCCGGTGCCCAAATCAATACGGACCGGGTGATGACCATCGGGAAAAACGCGCTTTATTTTGAGGACTATGTCCTTTCCATTCAATATTTCAATCAGGTAATCAACGCCAAGCCCTATCTTGCCGAGCCTTATTTCTACCGGGGATTGGCAAAGCTTAATCTCGACGACTTCCAGGGTGCCGAAGCCGACTGTACGGAATCGATTGAGCGCAATCCGTATGTGCCCAACACGTATCAGGTAAGAGGCATCGCGCGTATCCAGCAAGAGGACTACAAGGGTGCCATACAGGATTACGAGAAGGCGTTGACGTTCGACCCTGAGAATACCAGCCTGTGGCATAACTTGGCGTTGTCGCGGATGCGGGACGAAGACTATAAGGAAGCGAAAGCCGACTTGGATACGCTGATTCGGATTGCTCCCCGCTATATCGACGCTTACCTGATGCGTACGGAGGTCTCCCTAAAGCAGAAAGATACGCTCCAAGCCATGTCGGATGCCGACAGAGCCATCGAAATGGACCGCTATAATGCCGACACGTGGGCTTCGCGGGGCATGCTTTTCCTCCAGCGGAGCAAGTATGCCGATGCCGAGAGCGACCTGACCGAAGCCATACGCCTTTCGGTGCGCAATGCGGGCTTGTATATCAACCGTGCCTTGGCGCGTTATTACCAGAACAACCTGCGGGGGGCGATGAGCGATTACGACCTTGCGCTCGATATCGACAAGAATAACTTTATCGGGCATTACAACCGGGGCTTGCTCCGTGCCCAGGTAGGAGACGATAACCGGGCGATAGAGGATTTCGACTTTGTGCTCCAGATAGAGCCGGACAATATGATGGCGGTCTTCAACCGGGGATTGTTGCGCGACCGGACCGGCGATTATGCAGGAGCCATCAGCGATTACACTTCGGTGCTGGAAGAATATCCCAATTTCCTGGCAGGCTATCAGTACCGGGCGGAGGCACGCAAGAAGACAGGCGACCTGAAAGGGGCAAGCCAGGACGAGATGGTGGTGTTGCAGGCGCAGTTGGACATGCAGAACGGGAAAACTTCGCGTCAGACCGCTTCGGCAGACAAGACCCGCAAGAAGTCGGATAAGAACATGAACAATTATCGGAAAATCGTAGTCGCCGACAATGAGGAAGAACGTTCGAAATACAAGACCGATTATCGCGGACGTGTGCAGGACCGCAATATCACCATCCTTCCCCAGCCGATGTTTGTGCTGAGCTATTACGAGCGTCCGGAAGAGGTGAAGCGCCAAATCAATTATTCCAAGTATGTGGATGCGTTGAATAACCGGCATGTCCTGCCCCGCCAGTTGCTGATTACCAACAATGAGGCGTCGCTTACGGAAGAACAGGTCAAGCAGCACTTTGCGTCGATTGACGCCGAAACCGAGAAGATTGTAGCCGAGCCGGAAAATGCCCTGCATTATTTTGCCCGTGCCCTTGATTTCTACTTGGTGCAGGACTTCGATAATGCGCTGGCGGATTTGAACCGGACAATCGAAAGGGATTCTGTCTTTTTCCCGGCTTATTTCATGCGTGCGGCAATCCATTACAAGCAAATAGAATACCGCAAACGCGATACTCAGTATGAGATAGAACAGCCCGACGACAAGAAGTTGCAGGTGCGCGCGTTGGATTACGCCATGGTCCGGGACGACTTGGACAAGGTAATCCAGCTGGCTCCCGATTTCGTGTATGCGTATTATAACCGGGGCAATATCTATGCCGTGATGAAAGATTACCGGGCGGCTCTGGTAGATTATAACAAAGCCATCGAGCTTGACCCGCGTTTCTCGGATGCGTATTACAACCGGGGACTTACCAATGTGTTCTTGGGCAATAACAATGAAGGCGTGCAAGACCTGAGCAAGGCGGGCGAGCTGGGCATCTTCTCGGCATACAGCGTGCTGAAGCGTTTCACTTCGGTAAAGGAAGATTAG
- the ruvX gene encoding Holliday junction resolvase RuvX — MSRILAIDYGKKRTGIAVTDPMQVIASGLTTVPTHQLMDFLLGYVRQEAVERIIIGHPKQMNNEDSENMKRIVPFMNQLKKKLPDMPVELYDERFTSVLAHQAMLAGGLKKKDRQNKALVDEISATIILQSYLEAKRGL; from the coding sequence ATGAGTAGAATATTGGCTATTGATTACGGAAAGAAGCGTACGGGCATTGCGGTGACCGACCCGATGCAGGTCATCGCAAGCGGGCTTACCACCGTCCCTACGCACCAGTTGATGGACTTCTTGTTGGGCTATGTGCGGCAAGAAGCGGTGGAACGTATCATTATCGGACATCCCAAGCAGATGAACAACGAGGATTCGGAAAACATGAAACGTATCGTGCCGTTTATGAACCAGTTGAAGAAAAAGCTTCCCGACATGCCGGTAGAACTATACGACGAGCGTTTTACTTCCGTCTTGGCGCATCAGGCAATGCTTGCCGGAGGGCTGAAGAAAAAAGACAGGCAAAACAAGGCTTTGGTGGATGAAATCAGTGCCACGATTATTTTGCAGTCTTATTTGGAGGCGAAGAGAGGATTGTAA
- the def gene encoding peptide deformylase: MILPIYVYGQPVLRQEAEDITPDYPNLKELIQNMFETMDRADGVGLAAPQVGLPIRVVVVNLDVLAEDFPEYKDFRRAYINPHILETGGELVSMDEGCLSLPGIHESVKRPDKIHVTYLDEDMNPHDEWVEGYLARVMQHEFDHLEGTMFIDHLSALRKQMIKGKLNAMLKGKARCSYKVKTVK; the protein is encoded by the coding sequence ATGATTTTACCTATCTATGTATATGGACAACCGGTGCTCCGTCAGGAAGCGGAAGACATTACGCCGGATTATCCGAACTTGAAAGAATTGATTCAGAACATGTTTGAAACCATGGACCGTGCCGATGGGGTAGGGCTTGCCGCTCCTCAGGTGGGGCTGCCTATCCGGGTGGTGGTGGTTAACCTGGACGTATTGGCGGAGGATTTCCCCGAATACAAGGATTTCCGCCGTGCCTATATCAATCCGCATATCCTTGAAACGGGTGGCGAACTGGTTTCGATGGACGAAGGCTGCCTGAGCCTGCCCGGCATTCATGAAAGCGTGAAACGTCCCGACAAGATTCACGTGACCTATCTTGACGAGGACATGAATCCGCACGACGAGTGGGTAGAAGGTTACTTGGCGCGTGTCATGCAGCACGAGTTCGACCATTTGGAAGGGACGATGTTTATCGACCATCTGTCTGCCCTTCGCAAGCAGATGATTAAAGGCAAGCTCAATGCCATGCTGAAAGGCAAGGCCCGGTGCTCTTACAAGGTGAAAACAGTCAAATGA
- a CDS encoding PCMD domain-containing protein, which produces MKMKGILGMLALAFPLWAFAQEKTVPIKYGDMDQWITRKIHESGIIGGETKLLYEVGPTKEMDGNEPYVNQGGSPWGTSNVMAKVMGIVKTNTSVYPERRGDGYCAKLETHIESVKVLGIVNITVLASGSMFLGDMKEPITGTKEGEKNLNIGVPFTSRPKAVRYDYKVKMSGEPHRIRQTGFSRKSTVEGQDCAIMTCLLQKRTEDKDGNIIAKRVGTAVVRYDKNEDWHNGATYEIKYGDISHTAYYDAELMKLGVGNYHARNSKGESQLIQENGWAAPGEKPTHLIIQFTSSLGGAYVGSPGNTIWVDNVCLVY; this is translated from the coding sequence ATGAAGATGAAAGGAATACTGGGGATGCTTGCGCTGGCGTTTCCGCTTTGGGCTTTTGCGCAAGAGAAAACCGTCCCTATCAAATATGGAGATATGGACCAATGGATTACACGGAAAATCCATGAATCGGGCATTATCGGGGGAGAGACCAAATTGCTTTACGAAGTAGGCCCTACGAAAGAAATGGACGGGAATGAGCCTTACGTCAATCAGGGAGGCTCGCCCTGGGGAACTTCGAATGTGATGGCAAAGGTGATGGGAATCGTCAAGACCAATACCAGCGTCTATCCCGAACGCCGTGGAGACGGGTATTGTGCCAAGCTGGAAACGCATATCGAGAGCGTGAAGGTATTGGGGATTGTCAATATCACCGTGCTCGCTTCGGGCTCCATGTTTCTGGGAGACATGAAGGAACCGATTACCGGAACCAAAGAAGGAGAGAAAAACCTGAACATCGGAGTGCCTTTCACTTCTCGTCCCAAGGCCGTGCGCTATGATTATAAGGTGAAGATGTCGGGCGAGCCTCACCGTATCCGCCAGACAGGATTCAGCCGGAAGAGCACCGTAGAGGGACAGGACTGCGCCATCATGACCTGCCTGCTTCAGAAACGGACCGAAGACAAGGATGGAAATATTATCGCCAAGCGTGTCGGTACGGCGGTCGTGCGTTACGATAAGAACGAAGACTGGCACAACGGGGCGACTTATGAAATCAAGTACGGAGATATTTCGCATACCGCTTATTATGATGCCGAATTGATGAAGCTGGGTGTCGGGAATTATCATGCGCGCAACAGCAAGGGGGAAAGCCAATTGATTCAGGAGAACGGATGGGCGGCTCCCGGCGAAAAGCCTACACATCTGATTATCCAGTTCACTTCCAGCCTGGGAGGGGCGTATGTCGGCTCGCCGGGCAATACGATTTGGGTGGACAATGTATGCCTCGTATATTAA
- a CDS encoding alpha/beta hydrolase family protein, protein MKKQIKLFSVIALLFCAISAKAQTDSTFYIKGAMGRLAAHLQLPDLKKGEKCPVVIICHGFTGNQNEPLLRAIADNLVNAGIGALRFDFNAHGQSEGDFVNMTVPNEIEDALSIIAFAHSLPQTSSISLLGHSQGGVVSAMTAGQLGNEIQSVVLMAPAAVLRDDALRGNTMGAMYDPWHAPEYVTMPSGHKLGRNFIQTAITLPIYETAQKYKGPALIIHGMDDRVVPYTYGERFHQVMKNSEIILIPGENHGFGTNLPYAASMASEWLVKNLKAQ, encoded by the coding sequence ATGAAAAAACAAATAAAACTTTTTAGTGTGATAGCCCTCCTTTTTTGCGCTATCAGCGCAAAGGCACAGACCGATTCTACATTCTACATCAAAGGGGCAATGGGACGCCTTGCCGCACATCTGCAATTGCCTGATTTGAAAAAGGGAGAAAAATGCCCCGTTGTAATCATCTGCCATGGTTTCACCGGAAACCAAAACGAACCGTTATTGCGCGCCATAGCCGATAACCTGGTAAATGCAGGCATAGGCGCATTACGTTTCGACTTTAACGCCCACGGACAAAGCGAAGGCGATTTTGTCAATATGACCGTCCCTAACGAAATAGAAGATGCCTTGTCAATAATCGCTTTTGCACATAGCTTGCCGCAAACATCCAGCATATCCCTATTAGGGCATTCACAAGGTGGCGTCGTATCAGCAATGACCGCCGGACAATTGGGCAATGAAATCCAAAGTGTCGTGCTTATGGCACCTGCAGCTGTATTACGTGATGATGCCTTACGAGGAAATACAATGGGAGCGATGTATGACCCGTGGCATGCACCTGAATATGTCACAATGCCATCAGGACATAAATTGGGCAGGAATTTTATTCAAACCGCCATTACACTTCCCATATACGAAACAGCACAAAAATACAAAGGTCCTGCACTTATCATACATGGCATGGATGACCGTGTAGTGCCTTACACATACGGAGAAAGGTTCCATCAAGTAATGAAAAATAGCGAAATCATTCTGATACCGGGAGAAAACCACGGTTTTGGCACTAACCTTCCGTACGCTGCATCCATGGCATCAGAGTGGCTGGTAAAGAATTTGAAAGCCCAATAA